In Melanotaenia boesemani isolate fMelBoe1 chromosome 5, fMelBoe1.pri, whole genome shotgun sequence, the DNA window TTTTATATAGCATAAAATATAGTTACTGCAACATCTTCTGATTTTAATTAAGGCACATGCGTTCAGTACATAATAAAGAGGAGGTACTTATTAAGGCACATGAGGTGGAATTATCATCTACTCAACCATGTGTTCAGGGTTCTTATGGCTGTCGGGTTAAAACTGTCCCTGAACCGGTTTGTCCTTGCAGTGATTGATCTGTACTGTCTGCCTGACGGTAACTGATCAAATATGTGGTGACCAGGGTGAGAGGAGTCCTGGATCATTTAGCCAGCCTTCCGGAGGCAGCGGGAATGCTGCAGTTCTTCTAGTGTGAGGAGATGGCAGCCCATTATCTTTTGGGCCGTGTTTATGACCTTTTTTGTGGTGTTAGTAAGTTACAGTGTGTAGATCAGCCAATACAGTGCATGCATGCTATAGGAATAGATAACACCTGTAATGTCATACCTCTAATTCCTAAGCTCAGTTAATGCAGACACAGACCCATGGTTTGCACATTTGACCATAGGACACCACAAAGTGAGGTTGAAGATAGACAGAGGTGCAGATGCTACTGTCATTTCAGCTCAAACATTTCACAGTGTTGCTAATAATGTCACCTAGCTGAACCAGACATACCACTAGTGGGCCCAGGCACCAAGGCAGCAAGTGTACATACCCAGTATTGGGTATGATGTAAACCAGATGTAAATCAATCCAGGTTATGTTCTCAAGCTTAATAAAGTTCAGAGCTTCCCTTGTTAACTGTCTTAGTGAATCCTTAACGCATAACACAACATTTTTCAGTGACGCCTTCTGAGTGACCATacagctggtgtaccacacacacacacacacaacttgtgTGTGTTAGTCAGAAAGGGTGAAGCAACAAGTCTGAACCTGCAATAAGCTGAGATGTTTCACTGAAgagaaaaggaacaaaataTCCAGCCAGAGCAGAATGTCTGAGATTCTTaatctcctcttttatttctGACTCAGCAACTGAATCTAAAACTGGCTAATTTACATGCACATGAAGTTAAATCATCTCACTGAGACTCTGTTGGAGATCATGTTGTCCAACTTGTAGCTGTAAAAACTTCCAGCAGCGATTCACACAGATTtactgaaataagaaaaaagtctAGACTTTAGACAAGTGATTATATCttaaaacaaagtcatttattaaGTAAAACAGTCTAATAAACAGCCTGTCAATGCTTCTGTTCAGTGTTGTTTCTTCCCAACTCTCccaacaaaaacatgttaaaacaaaagcagctgcATGAATGCAAGAGCTGGTTGCAGGGCGGTGCGTATAGAGGAGCTGGGGCGCAGCAGTCGTGGAACAATGGACCAGCTTTACACcatcttcagggtcttggagggggcatgggactttgctcaaccagtctacatgtgcttgtgacttggagaaggcatttgaccatGTCCCCAGGGACTTCTGTGGGGGTACTCCGGGTGTATGCAGTGCCGGACACCCTTGTACAAGCTATCCAGTtcctgtacgaccagtgtcagagcatagtccacattgccggcagtaaatcagtcCAACAgagattgcaaatacaagcagccgaaatgctcaggcatcctgaccagatgcctggacacctccctggtgaggtgttctgggcacgtcccaccggaaggaggccccggggaacaCCTTGggacaagctggtgaatgtggccagggagagggaagtcagggtttccctgcttaggcagctgcccccgtgacccgactccggatgAGCTataggaaatggatggatggatgacatcaggatattatttgatttattgtAAAAAGAGTTTGACTTTGcaccaacaaaacaaatttttatttctatgaatGCACAGAAGTAAAGGAGAAACACTAATATGGAGGAGACTAAATAAACTTGCACTGTTTAGACCTGTTTACACATGAAGTCATGACACAGGTGTACAGGGGAGTTTCAGCAACAATGAGGCAAACTGGAAGAACAGGTATGAAACTATGAGGAAGCTGAATGTCCGCCTCTTTTTCAGAAGTCAGCCTGTAGCTGACTGTGTGACAACTTTCTCTGTAGGTGAAGTGCATCAGAGCGTCAGTGGCTGATAAAGGTGAAAAACCTTTTAAAGGGCCTCTTAGTTTGAGCTTGTTGCAGTTTGacaggaagatgaagatgtttgtggtgctcctcatcctcctacATGGTAAGATCAGCTTCTGCACTTCTCTAATCTTTCTCGCTCTGTTGCTCTGATTGTGGGaacaaacatttcagacattcatacatatatatatatatatattgataatctcatttgttttatttctttatttgtaaaaatacagtggatagaagcaacaacccttcaatccaacctaacaccagacaaccaattgttacacctgtacagaaatacagcagaatttcttacagcttttataAGTAAACTAAGCTGGCAGTCATTAGGAGctaccaaaaaacaaacaaacaaacaaacaaaaaaaagatatcaGCAAAATGTATCCTAACAACAATCAAAGTATCAAAGACACCCCCATAAAAaacatagataaataaaaaaatatatataaaagataaaaataaaccctAAACAAAAATAGCTTGTGTATAAAAACggatttatataattaattgcataatatttttaacacaattaacacATGCgtggcatgacaagccccattcatccatcatttctctgttgtGATGGCGGGACGTGGAGAAACACAATGTAAAAGATCAGCTGGGTGGTTCTATCGATGGACTTGAGAACAAACTCAACATTAATGGAGAAATCCATGGACGTTGCCTCCATGGAGAATAAGGGgtttaaaacacacactcttttcctggtgagagggttccacatcTGCAATTtcccatattttatttatttatatttttttatttctcctgtgttttgcACCCGCGTGTCTGCTCTAATGACTCTGGTAGAGTTGCTTTTTCCTTCTCCGTCAATTATGACTGCTGTCAGtggtcagctgatcagctttcatctcttgttgtgtttgtttatggtttagctgagaaggaggaaactagggGTTCATGGTTCATACCAGCACAAGTATTGTTTCTGGCAGGATCTTCTCTAACACAATAGCTGGTGGTAGACAAGTTTATACATCAGCaatgcaggggtgggtctagaaaagttctgatggggggcaaggcaggagcactgaccaggaaaaggggggcacaaatcagaccttttttaggtctagattttattaaatattgaactttttattacaactaaagtgatcatctaatataaaaatacatgtgaAGAAAAACGtggaaaacaaacagccaatgttctattttatcagcaggtgtttattttgggtgatgctgctgtaagacttttatcactgctgcacaaacactcacacttcaatgataaaaggaaaagctgtttttatccagatcaccAGTTttctcagagtttcttcatcaatgttagCTGTTTAACTTTagttgtcacatctggtggtttgtTGGTTGGTCAGATCatgatagaatagaatagaatagaatagaaatactttaataatccctttggagagtcctcatgAATGAATTCtcaattatgatctagaacatggtagaaataatttagaacaacatatagaattACGTTAGGcactgcatttactgaccactGGGCATCTGTTTTCCCAAGGGAaagtcagttaacagtaaatatttgtggCATTGGCTCGTTTTGTTGatgcaatacagtaaaaacggataaatttcaggcatataaaaaGCTTGCAAATGGTGactaatcatgattaatttgcaagctttaattaatctgatttaaaaatattattaatttgaCAACTCTAGTTATGTTATAAAACGATCCTTACCTATATTTCGTGATCAGTTTGTCACAATAGCACAGTTCAGTAGAGCACTATGTACACAGAGAGGTAAAACTACAGCTGATTTGTCCctaaatggtttaggcccagaatacatctgtgatatgttcagagaatataaacctagcagagctcttggatccaaagactctggtcaactagtccagaccagagtccagactaaacatggagaagcagcatttagctgttatgctgcaaacaagtggaacaaactgccagtggagattaaactttcaccaaatgtagacatttttaaatccaggttaaaaacatttcttttctcatgcgcctatgcatgaaatctgcacggtaacttttttaactttttaaacttattttgcttttaatcattttaatgtaatttattattttattgtgattatgtgttgatgccttttactatttctaaatatctgtaatgtctttgtttgtttaatgtaaagcactttgaattgtcctgtacatgaaatgtgttatacaaataaactgccttgccttgccttctgtTTGTATTCTCACAGTTTCCCAGCATGCCTTGCCTGGTGTGGTGGAGGTGAATGAGGAGGCGGAGTCAGTCTTGCTGCCTTGTCGGTACTCTGGTTTTATTGAAGACAACCCCACAGTCATGTGGACTCGCAGTGATCTCAGTCCCACATCTGTCCACCTGCAAGGAGAAAAGGGTGCTCTGAAAGAACAAAACCAGCGTTACAGAGGACGCACATCAGTGATGTCTGATGCTTTTGACACTTCAGATTTCAGCCTTACTCTGAGAAAACCAGAAATGTCCGACAGCGGCGAATATACCTGCTCCTTCAGAGATGAGGAGACTGCACGGTGGGTGGCTGATGTCCAGCTGATGGTCAAAGGTGAGCCGCAAACACCTGCTCTGGATACAGATCAGGGGTAAAACTGGAAAAGACTGAACCAacaaactgataaatattttttgtaaagactgaaaataaaacaaactcctCAGAAAAAAGGGGAAACAACAGCTGACATTTCATCattcacttcagttcagttttttagCACCAGTTCATGACAGGGTGAAGACTGAACTGGACTACATACGACATGTAGAGCTGAgatttgtcatgttttcttaTTAACTTAAAGGTCAGGTATGACAGCAAATACGGCAGGTTGGTGGAGGAGAACCTTGGTCAGTCTCGGTCATCATGCTGAGCGAGCATACCACCCTTCTGAAGGTTGGATGTCTGGACCAAGATTTAGACTCCTCTCATAAGAATAAGACAAGTATCCTGTTCCTTTATAAGAACAGTTCCTCAGCTGACCCCTCCCTCATTAATTCCTCCCCCAACGATCCTGGAGGTACATTTCTGACAGCTCCCTGTAACTCTGGCATCACTTAATCAGTCTCCTCTTTCTGTTGGTGGCTTACGACATGCGCACACCACTTGTTCCATCTTTACAGGCATCACCACATATTGTTTTCATTACCACAGGAATCTATGAGAAGGAACAGAATCACACTTCTTGTCTTCTTCTTGTCTGGTGTAAAAAACCAAAGTTTGTCACGTCAgaatttacagtaaaatgtttttctggaGATCTGTTGGAATAATTTACAGATGTCATTAAAACCCAAAGAGATGGTGCAGTCTGTGtttctaaaatattaatttattaatattatttgtgTACAGAGATAAATCACTGTTTCTGTTGCCGTCAGTATTAGTGATGCTGCTCCTATGATTAATATTGTTCTGTCTTCTCAGACCatcaggaggaggtgaaggtgACTGAGGGGGCGGAGTCTGTTATCCTGCCCTGCAGAACAACACCTGACCTGCCCAAAGACGTCACTGTGGAGTGGACTCGCTCTGATCCAGAATTTATGATGGTTCATGTCTATCCAAATACAAGTAAAGACTTTATGAAACAAGACAACCCCTACTGCGGCCGCACAAAGATGTACCTGCTAAGATCTGGAGACGTCAGTCTGACCCTGAAATACCccacagacagagacacaggAAGCTACATCTGCACCGTCTACAGAGACAAAGACATCCTGAGACAGAAAGTAGTTCTGATACACGTcaaaggtcagagatgtagatacaggtccaACATGTAGATACAGGTAAGAGATTCATAACTCTTCCTTTTTCGTTTTTCTACAGAACCATTTCCATCCTGGGCCACAGCCCTTCTGgttctcctggttctggttcttatcgtctctgctggtgttttatatcattttaggTTCTATTTCATGTCAGGTGAGTCTCTAAAACTACACTACCCATAATGCTGATGGTCAACATGAGTCTTCTTGTGGTTCTCTGACAGTCAGATTTGTTCCAGAAGCTGAGACAGAAATGTGAAGAGAAAGTTCAGGTTTTGTTCCAGAAGTCAGGAAAGCTCCTTCAGACTGAGTCCTTCACCAGTAAAGCAGCTCCAcatcatgacttttttttaacttgtccagttcagcatcatagcaagcaaaatgataatctggttgctgtatcgtgctcaacaaatttgctttgccaaggggagacctatgggtaaggctcctcctgataatctggtttatttatttatttatttactttgaatcatggaatctatgtaatcttggtGGActtgaccagaggggacagaaaaagaaagaagacagcaaaaagaagcaaaagggaaagaagagagaggagagaCAAACACcactgtacatgaacacaccagaaaatttacaaaaaaacagagctgctagtcattaagagttcttaaataataaccaaatcaaaaagacatatcacaacACCAACCagatacagaaagaaaaaaaaatatcttagtATATAAACTCACTGGAAccctcagtgactgtgtcagcttgtagagcatgaggaagaggagtgatcggTGAttaggagtggtgagtgagatcatgcaaatgtgaccatgtctctacggaggctagaggcagaccagggcagcccagagacacAGGCCCTTAGCAGCAGCTTAagcacgaacccaagctaccccaccccaaAGACGACCCCAGCCCCAGTGGGCCAACatcggcagccgccggccccgccagtgACCTGCCATCCAGGGGCAGCCGAAAGACGtagtcctgggtcttccctggggatGTGCccgaaacacctcaccagggagccGTCTAGGAGGCAccctctgagcccctcctggctcattgagcttctcaccctatctctaagggagagcctggccaccctttggaaaaaacacacaacattcGCAATCTTgctcttttggtcactacccacagctcgtgaaaAGACGTGTGGATGGGAttgaggtctttgaagtattccctccaccaacCCACAACATCCCgggtcaaggtcagcagccctccatccccactgtacacagtgttgatggagcaccaGCACCCTTCCGCTACAGCTCCAGTTGGTCaacctcaacaatagaggcacaaaACACAGCCCCCTTGGaatcaatgtcccctgcctcaccaaggatatggttgaagctctgctggagatggaagttgaaactctttctgacagggaagtccaccagatgttcccagcagacccttaACTCACGCTTGGGTGTGCTAGGCCTGatcagcatcctcccccaccacctgaaccaactcaccaccaggtgttgatcagttgacagctccgcccctctcttcacttgagtgtccaagacatgcggcagCAAGTCCAATGATAAGACTACAAATTCGATCATCGaatgtcctggtgccaagtgcacatctggatactcttatgcctgaagatggtgtttgttatggacaatccatgacgacaAAACaacactcggattcagatcagctTCTTTTCTAGCGTTCAGCTTCAGCTAGCCGTTTGCTGGATCAGTTATATCTTCTTGttgtttaatgtaatttttttcttggaCATCTTATTTTGATGTCATTGATTTCATCCTGTACATATTGTAGTGATTTTTAAGTTCTTAAATCGTCTCCATGTTGCTTCTAATCATACCTTCCTGTTTGTCTGCCCGTTCATTGATTCTGATGGTGCTGATAATATTTCTTTGTAGTTCCAGCAAGGAGGGATCCATGCTGTTACTGTTCTTGGGAGGCGGGCTGTTTAACGATGTGTCTGGGAGAGGCTTCAGGGTTatgtcttcctcttcttccatgTTTATGCAGCTACATTTATCACTCACCTCAGAATATAACTGGTTGTTTGGAGTCTTCAGAGTATTggttgtgttcttttttttcccgcTGTTGGACATGTGAACTTATGTGTTCTCTAGCTTCCCCAACAGAGCTAGTTAGCTGGGGGACAAAAAAGGGTCTAGA includes these proteins:
- the LOC121640457 gene encoding butyrophilin subfamily 3 member A2-like; this encodes MKCVIQINCLALPSVCILTVSQHALPGVVEVNEEAESVLLPCRYSGFIEDNPTVMWTRSDLSPTSVHLQGEKGALKEQNQRYRGRTSVMSDAFDTSDFSLTLRKPEMSDSGEYTCSFRDEETARWVADVQLMVKDHQEEVKVTEGAESVILPCRTTPDLPKDVTVEWTRSDPEFMMVHVYPNTSKDFMKQDNPYCGRTKMYLLRSGDVSLTLKYPTDRDTGSYICTVYRDKDILRQKVVLIHVKEPFPSWATALLVLLVLVLIVSAGVLYHFRFYFMSGCQVEVEEGVESVLLPFRTTPDLPGDVKVVWKRFQPKPVIKIHVYQNGSDQPGDQNQVYGTRTKMNQDPLKTGDLSLTLEHPKHGDSGRYECGVWRGDLMRRKTFLLKVKGRVQVQDQRTSGTEADPTPLMADQSV